CCTTTCGCCGCGCCCGATGCAATCCCGCCCGACGACACCTGCTGATCGACGTGACTGAGCGCCGCGTCGAGCTGCTCGATCTGGGGACGATCGTCAGAGGGCGGCTTGGGAGAAACGTCTTGCGTCATGATCGAACATCGCTCCTTTGAGTGCATCGGTAGAGTTGTTATATACCGATCGTGCGCCGCCGTCTATTCGTGATCGGCGCGAGGGCGATCTGCATCAAGGCGTCCAGCGATACATCAGGATCTTTGCGCGCGCGTCGTCTTCGACCAGCACTACGTACTCGCCGTTATCGCGCCGCACCGCGCTGATGCCGAGATACACGTCGACCCAGCCGCTCGTCGCGCCGACGCTCGCGCCCGGCGTCATGTAACCGACCGCCGTGCCGTTACGCGCGTCGTAGACGTCGACCCGATCGGTGTACAGCTCGGCGACGAAGATATAGTTGCCCGCCACCGCGACGCCGACCGTGGTGGTCTGCGGATCGCTATACGTGTTCCATGGCAGCGAGATCGTGTAGACCTGGGTCGGCGTGCCGGTGCTCCAGTTGTCGTAGCGGGCAAGGACCGGACCCGCTTCCTTCCAGTGCGTCGCGTCCCACGGAATCGCGCTGGTGAAACCGGACAGATACATCGTGTCGGTCGATGCAATGTAGACGAGCCGCGCGAGCCGCGTGAATGGCGCGGGCATCGCGAACATCTTCGAACTCGCGTACGTGTAGATCGGATTGCCGGCGGAGTCGAGACCTTGCAGCGGCATCTCGCGCACGCCGCTTAGTGGCGTGGCGAGCCACACGTTGCCGGGTTCGTCGACCCACCAGAAGCCGTCGCCCACCGTGCTGCCGGTCGACGGATTGCTGCTGATCTCGCTCGCGTCGACGGTGCCATCGCCATTCACGTCGCGCCACAGCCATTCGCCGTAGGTCGGCTGCCCGGCTGGCCATGTGCCCGGCAGGGGATTCTGCGCGAGCAGGCCCGACGGAATCGCGATCTCGCCATGCGCGGCATCGAAGCGATAGACGTTCAGATAGTGCGCGCCTGAATCGAGCGTATAGAGAAAACGCTTGCCGTCGAATCTGCGAACCATCGGTTCGCCGCGCACGCCGCGCGGCTCGTGAAACGCGGGGTCGTCGGGATAATCGAAGCGGTCGAGCGTGAACGCCGCATACGACCATTCGTGGCCGACAGGCTGGCTGTAGTTCAGCGTGAAGCGCTTCGAGCCCGTGTAGACGGAGGCGGACGTGGCCGGATCGAACGCGCCACTATCGACGAAGGTCAGGCCGTACAGCCGCCAGTTGAGCACGCGCGTGCCGTACACGTAGCTCTCCAGCACCGCGCCTTGCCCGACCGACGCCGAGCCGGGCGCGCGCGGCCCCTCGCCGTTTTGTGCGACGTACAGATTGCCAGCCGGGTCGGCGCCGATGCCGGTGATGCCGTTGAAGCGCACATCGCCCGGCACGCCGCGCACCGGGTGGAAGATGCCGTTGCGCGTGCCGATCGACGCGCCGGCAACCATCTGCCCATCCGCACCTTTGTTGAACACGAGAATCTGTTGCGAAACGCCGTTGTCGGCGACCAGCAGTTGGCCTGATGGCGAGACCGTGAGGTCGGTCGGCACGGTGCCGGCGGGCAGCGACAATGGACCGGCGAGCGCGGTGCCGTCGGCGCGGTAGTGCAGGATGCTCAGATTGCCTGTCCCGAAGCCGCTGATGATCCACAGCGTCGAGTTGCTGTCGATCGCGATGCGCGCGGGCGACGCGACGCTCCACGAGCGCAGCGGCTGCATGGACTGCGCGTCGTACACGACGATCCGGTTGCCGTAGGTGTCGGCCACGTAGAGCTCACTGTCGGTCGCGGCGAGGCCGCGAATGCTCGCATCGATGCCGGTCGTCACCGTTTCGACTGCGAGGAAGCTGTTCTTCGTCGCGTTCGCGCTATTGCCGATGCCGCCGGAAAACGGTGCGCCGGTCGCGAGCTTCGCGAGCGTGCGGCGCGTGATGCCATACCAGGTCTGATTGGCCGGGGGATAGTCGGCGCCGACCAGTGCGTTGCTCTGGTTGCCGATCGACATCGCTCCATACAGGTAGGTGTGATTGACCGCGACCGCGTCGCCGCCGGCCGCGCCCCAGCCGTGCGTCGAACCGGCAACCGCGAGTTTGTCGCCCGCGCGATAGGCGGCGATTTCGCTACCGCTTTCGTCCCACGGCGAATTCGTATAAACGGTGCCATCGGCGCCGACGCTAATGGCCTGAATGTCCTGCTGCATCCATTTACCGTCGCCAAATCCGAAACTATTACCGATCCATGACGTCGAGTAATTCAATTGGGATTGCGCTGAGACATTCGGCGAGATCAGGCTATGGATTAACACCACGGCCACGCCAAGGCGGGAGAATAGCTTCACGGCGGTCATTCCTTGCCAGGCGCTTATTGACGGTTTTGTCGTCGACAATGCGCGTGCATCAAATTTGGTGTTTTATCCTCTCATATAAAAATAGAAAATTAATTGACAAAAAAATCTGCATTCAATGCAGATCTAAAAGGATAATCCCAATTGCATAGAATTACGTTTCTAACGAAATCTTCCCGTCACGAAGCCGGTCAATACCGGCTCCCGTAAAGACTCACCAATTAGAGATTCAGTTGCTTTTTCTGCTCCTGTAAGTCCTCACCTTGAGTGATACGCGCGTCACGTTCGCGCCGCCCGGCGACGCACGAAAATCCGTTGCGTGAGATCGAACGCCACCAGATTGCCGGCCACGACGAGCAACAGACCGACCACCGCGAGCGCGGACCAGCGATAACCTTCGAACAATGTCGACACCGCGAGCGCGACGATCGGAAACAGCACCGTGCAATACGCGGCGCGCTCCGGGCCCATGCGGCCGACCAGCATCAGGTAGGCCGTAAAGCCGATCACCGAGCCGAACACGGCCAGATACGCGAGCGCGCCGAGATAGCGCACCGACGGTTCGAGCGCAAACGAATAGCCGGCGAACAGACTGCCGACCGTCAGAACGGCCGCGCCGATCAGCATCGCCCAACTGTTGGTTGCAAACGGATGCAGGCCCATCGATTGCATGCGGCTCGACAGCAGGTTGCCGGCCGAGAAGCACAGCGTGCCGAGAAACGCGACGCCAAGCCCGAGCCACGCGGTGTGATCGCCGAGATGCCCGGCCATCTGCTGCACGAACAGACAGACGATGCCGACGAGCCCGAGCAACGCGCCCGCAATCGCGCTCGGCTGCAGCGGCCGGCCCATGAACAGCCGCCCGTTGATCGAGTTCAAGAGCGGCGCGGTCGAGAACACCACCGCGACGAGCCCGCTCGGCACGATCCGTTCGGCGTAGTAGAAGCACAGGAAATTCAGGCAGAACAGCGCGAGACCTTGCGCGGCGAGGTAGCGCCAGGCGTCGCGCGGCGGCCAGATCGGCCGGCGCATGATGCGCAGCAGCGCGAACAGCAGCAGCGCGGCGATCCAGAAACGCCACGCAATCGATACTGGCGGCGGCACCGCGCCGAGTTGCCATTTGATCGCCATCCAGGTGGTGCCCCAGATCAGCACGGTGACGGCATAGAGCAGGAGATTCATGGAAGGGCCTCAGGCTGCAATGACGGGCTGCAATAACACGCAGCATTGACGAAAGCCCACTATGAAACCGCGCCGCCGCCCGCAATTGTCCAAACTTGCGCACTTTTTCGCGCGGCTGAGCGGCCAGACGAGGCGCGCCGTATACTGGCCGCTCAGCCCTGCGCCATCCACCGGAAAACCTCCGCTCGCCGCCGTGAACGCCAGCTCGTCCGTCCCCGCGATATCCGCCGCCGGCATGCCTTTTGGCCTGCAGTCGGTCTGTCACACGCTCGCCAGTGCGAACGCGCATCTGGACCGCTTCGCGTGGCTCGGCGACGGACTCGCGATCGCGCTATGGACGCGCGACACGAAGGAAGCCGAGACCGTCTACGAACGGCCCGGCCATCACACGCTGTCGTGCTATCTGGACGGCGGCTATCGCACCGAGCGCCAGAAAATGCCGGGCCGCTACGGCGCGCCGTCGCGTCTGTGCGCACTGCCCGGCGATCACGAATCGCGCTGGTGGGTGCGCGGCCACATGCATTTCATGCACCTGTACTTCCTGCCCGAGCATTTCACGCGACGCGCGGTGCTGGAGCTCGACCGCGAGCCGCGCGAATTGACGCTCGCCGACCGCACGTATTTCGAGGACCCGCGCATTGCGAGTCTGTGTCAGTCGCTCGTCAACGAGGAGTGGCATAGTCCCGACGGTCTGCTGCGCACCAACGAGACCGCGCACGAGGTTCTGAGCCTGCTGTTGCGC
The genomic region above belongs to Paraburkholderia sp. HP33-1 and contains:
- a CDS encoding DMT family transporter; the encoded protein is MNLLLYAVTVLIWGTTWMAIKWQLGAVPPPVSIAWRFWIAALLLFALLRIMRRPIWPPRDAWRYLAAQGLALFCLNFLCFYYAERIVPSGLVAVVFSTAPLLNSINGRLFMGRPLQPSAIAGALLGLVGIVCLFVQQMAGHLGDHTAWLGLGVAFLGTLCFSAGNLLSSRMQSMGLHPFATNSWAMLIGAAVLTVGSLFAGYSFALEPSVRYLGALAYLAVFGSVIGFTAYLMLVGRMGPERAAYCTVLFPIVALAVSTLFEGYRWSALAVVGLLLVVAGNLVAFDLTQRIFVRRRAART
- a CDS encoding helix-turn-helix domain-containing protein; its protein translation is MPFGLQSVCHTLASANAHLDRFAWLGDGLAIALWTRDTKEAETVYERPGHHTLSCYLDGGYRTERQKMPGRYGAPSRLCALPGDHESRWWVRGHMHFMHLYFLPEHFTRRAVLELDREPRELTLADRTYFEDPRIASLCQSLVNEEWHSPDGLLRTNETAHEVLSLLLRGQGVRRANLALKGGLSAATRRRLHDYIDSRLAQPLTLGELSSVAALSEFHLARMFRESFGLPPAAWIARQRLDRARTLLRTTTLPLAQIADQCGYANASHFSHRFREAIGATPSGYRQAIGV